A segment of the Neoarius graeffei isolate fNeoGra1 chromosome 5, fNeoGra1.pri, whole genome shotgun sequence genome:
CCAGTCCACTTCAGTCCACTCCAGTCCAGTCCAGTTCAGACCAGTCCAGTCCAGACCAATCCAcctcagtccagtccagtccaaaCCAGTCCACTTCACTTCAGTCCATTTCAGTCCAGTCCAgaccaatgggcggcacggtggtgtagtggtgagtatggtcgcctcacagcaagaaggttccgggttcaaacccagcagatggcaagggcctttctgtgtggagtttgcatgttctccccgtgtctgtgtgggtttcctccgggtgctccggttttccccacagtccaaagacatgtggttaggttaatatgggacggccttgggctgaggtgcccttgagtgaggcaccgaactcccaactgctccccgggcgctgtgagcatggctgcccactgctctgtgtgtgtgtgtgtgtgtgtgttttcactgcttcagatgggttaaatgcagagaggaaatttcacaagtgtgtgatgaataaagttgtgctttctttctttcttccttccttcttttcaaTCCACTTCAGTCCAGTCCAGACCAGTCCAGTTcatttcacttcacttcactccagtccagtccagtccagtccagagtGACCAGTTTGAGGACCATTACTGTCTCCTGGCCAAACTGTCGCCCTGTAAATGTTTTCCAAAGGAAAGATGAGATCATTGCACACATCCAAACCTCAGTCAGGAACGTTCTCGGTTGTTCTTGTTCCTCCGGTACAAATTGTCATTGTGTGCTGTGATTATCTGTAATTGTGTTTGTATCAGTAACACAATTTTCCTTTTGTCTCTTTTTTAAAGTTGTCGTTTTTGTTGTTGCTGGGTTTCATATTTGTCTTTAAAATGAACATTCCAGAGAGTTCTCTCCTGTCTGTCTGGACTGAAGGAGCTTTCCATGATTCCTCCAGGTGTGATAGAAGAGCAGCGAAACCCTGAAAGATGGTGGACTCCAGATCAGAGACTGAAGCAGCACCGAGGAGTCGGAGACACTTCAGTCAAGCTTTGTGGAAAAAACAGTGAACTTTATCTTTTAGTTTCTAAATGACTGACGGAGCACATTTACTCACAACTACaaaatacacactctctcacaacatacacactctcacatcttacacacactcacactgtaaTCTAATGGTATTCTCACACACTCTACCTTCTGCACACGCAGGATAAACTCCAGGGCTTCCTGAGGGCCCACTGGAGTATTGCGGTTTCTCTCTCAGCTTCCTGCGGCTCGGAGGAATCAGAAGAATGTGAGATAAACTCATCACTCCTGCTTCCTTTATCAACTGATAAAAATTAATGAACCGGAAACAAATTGAATAATTTCAACTCATGATCACTGACACGTGTCTTAAAGATACTCGAAAACTTTATAACCTGCAGATTTATGTGAATCAACTCCTTTTCGCAGAAACACTCAGGATAAAAACGATGCCAGAGACAGAAATCCAAACCTCAGAGGCTGAAACAACCTTTTGAGGTTAATTTTGTTGTTGATCAACAATTTAGGaaatatttggtacagaaacaTTGCTTTATTTCCCCCAATCTTTTGCAGTCCCTGAGACACTTTTGATGTGTCACAGgttgttgaatgtgtgtgtgcgctgcccTCTAGTGGTTAAGACGGTCATGTGTAACTCTGTTTATTTTGTGATTGAGTTTTTGGAGTTTCAATATTTTCCTTGTTTCGTTAACTGTGGATTTTTTAAGTCATTGTGAATTTCATGGTGCAGTAAAACACTGAAATGTTCCACGTGTTTTATTTGCACGTTTTGGTCTGTTTTCTGAACCTTTAACCCTCAAAAAGCCAAATATTAATGATATTTCTGTCTTTGCTTTTCTTTGTAACTCtttcagcagtttttttttttttaattaatgatgctTCTGCTTATAATGGAGAATAATTTTATCCTTTGATGTGAATCTTTGCTGTACAGTATTTTTAACTGCACTGGTTGAATAATTTGTGCTTCCTCAGACTGGGCTCCTGAGACCCAAATCTAGTTTTGAAATCAAAGCATGGCTGAgttatgacctcacttcctgtttgatacgTCAAACAACCACATGATAGCTTTTGTGAAGTTTGGTATAAGCATTATCTGgagcaaatttgatgaaaattggACAAAATGTGTGGCCTGGGGGGgtaattttttttcatgaaatccaatatggcggaaATTGAAGTTATGGCGTGTAATGGACTCGGGTTGAGCCAAAGAAACCAATGGGACCTGATTTTTGAAACTCAACCGTCGTTTTcacaagggtggcacagtggttatcaccgtcacctcacagcaagaagattctgggttcgaacttCACGGCcgctgggggcctttctgtgtggagtttgcatgttctccccatgttcaaatacatgcaggttaggtgagctGGTGATTCTAACttgcccattggtgtgaatgtgagtgatggTTGGGTGGGACCTGATCTATGTCCTTGATGTCTGCCCTGGGTGGCTCTCCTGAGCAAGTTCACAAATCTGCAGCAAACAGTCAGCTATGGCTGAGatataagaagaagaaaaggattcACAGGCATGAACGCacctccaaatttgacctgttggtggcactagagcaTGAAGTGGAAACAAGAACCTTGGTGAAAAGAATCAGAGGGCTCCCCCCATTTCAAAATTTTGTATCATATGGTTCTCTGGGCTGCAGAGACACCTGAGCCAGAGGAAGAAgaagatggtggtgatgatgtgtcAAAATAAGAAGAAATGTTCGAACCGTGTCATTTTGCTGCACTGGGTTTGAGGGCcgcatggtgcagtggttatgagaaggttttgggttcgaatcTCACAGCTGATTTGGGTCTTTCATGTTCTCctcgaggggcggcatggtggtatagtggttagcactgtcgcctcacagcaagaaggtccgggttcgagccccggggccggtgagggcctttctgtgtggagtttgcatgttctccccgtgtccgcgtgggtttcctccgggtgctccggtttcccccacagtccaaagacatgcaggttaggttaactggtgactctaaattgagcgtaggtgtgaatgtgagtgtgaatggttgtctgtgtctatgtgtcagccctgtgatgacctggcaacttgtccagggtgaaccccgcctttcacccgtagtcagctgggataggatccagctcgcctgcgaccctgtagaacaggataaagcggctagagatgatggatggatgaaaggattTCCTCTGGTTTCAGACAAAACACATGTGGTTTAGGTCAACTAGctgctcttcttcttctgttaAGTTTTATGGCAGTTGACAAACAGTGTATTACCGCCAACTACTGGACTGGGGTGTAATCACGcggacattatttaaaaaaaaaaacgataagATTAAATGCGACCAGCTATCTTAGTGTCTTTAATAAAAGTTGTTACTGCATTAGTGATATGCCTTGATCTAGGCTCCCCCAGTAGGGTCTCTAAAGAGAAAACCTTTTTGGCTGCTTCAACTATTCTCTTAAGGCCTTGTCTTTGTCTTGAGTATTTTGCACATCTTAATAATACATGCTCCACATCTTCTCTAACTCCACAAAACTCACACATGCCAGTgggatgcttatgaataatatgctGCTATTTAATCCAGTGTGGCCTATTCTCATACGTGTGAACCATACCTCTTCTTGTCTTCCTGAGTAACTTGATTTGCTGCTTGATATTTCTTTTTGTATGCTGTACAAATGTCTTCCCTTCTTCTCCTTGTCCCAATCTGCTTGCCAGAGTTTATTTACCTTATGTTTGATTAATACCTTGATTTCTGCACGACTAAGTGGAATATTCAGCTGGACTTCTTCATTTCATTTCTTCTTCATGGACTTCTGGTATGTGTATACCTATACTCGTTTTATCTTCTGTGTCTTTTGATGCATCTGTATAAATTTGAGTAGTGTCACAGTACATAGTCTCTAGATACTGCTCTACATCCTGATATACTCCACCATTCTTAGCTATTTCTTTTGTTTCCATTATTACAACAGGTGTACTAAACAACCAAGGAGGAGTTCTAACTAATGGAACAGTTTCACAACATGGAATGGCATCTATTTCCAACTCCTTTGCCTTCTTATTGCCTTCCCAACCAAAACTATGGACAGATCTGCCATACTCCCAACAATCTAACAGAACTTGTTTAGTAGGATGTGACTCCTCATGCCCACCCAAATTAACCCAGTATGCCATGcttagtttcctccgggtgctccggtttcccccacagtccaaagacatgcaggttaggttaactggtgactctaaattgagcgtaggtgtgaatgtgagtgtgaatggttgtctgtgtctatgtgtcagccctgtgatgacctggcgacttgtccagggtgaaccccgcctttcgcccgtagtcagctgggataggctccagcttgcctgcgaccctgtagaaggataaagcggctagagataatgagatgagattaatacgCCTAAGATATAAAGGCATTTCTCCTGTTTCAATTTGTATTGCTGGTATTGAGGAAGTTCTAAATGCCCCACAACATATTCTTAAACTTTTAGCTTGGACTCTATCTAGTTCACTTAATGTCTTACATGCTGACATAACCACAATACATCCATAGTCCAACACTGACCTAATCAAAGCTATATAGATCCTTTTCAAGGAGGACCCTGATGCTCCCCAATTATATCCTGAAATACACTTCAGtatattacagtttttctcaaatgcTAAAACACAAAAGCCAGTCCTCTAAACCAAATGACCAATTGTGTAAACACATTTACTAAATCTAGCCATCATTTGCCAATATCATAAACACATTTCACATGAAGACACAATTCACAAAACACAATCCTCCGTTCTCATAAATCTAAACACATTTTTCCTTGCtaaaacacaagttgcaaaagaacTCTGCTCATATTCTCAAATGAAAGCTCATGTGATGCAAAATGCTTGCCACAGTCAGCAATATTTGAACACAATGAACACACCTGGCATCATTAATTACACACAACGACTCAAAATTGAAGACACTTGTTGCTAATGCTGTGACCACATGTATAAAAGCAAGTTCAGAGtgcacagtttgctgaagattcCAAGCAAACACAATGGATGAAGGCAGAGTCAGGGGAAGAGGAATTCGAGTCAGAGGAGGGAGAGGAGCTGGCCATGGAGGGAGAAGAGCTGGCCATGGAAGAAGAGGAGCAGGCCAACGAGGAAGTGGAATTCAAATCAGAGGAGGAAGAGGTGCAGGCCAACAAGGGAGAGGACAAGGTCCAGGAGGGAGAGGATAAGGtccaggagggagagcaagacaaCCTCGCACCATCATTATGGACGAGATGCGAGCAACAGTCATTGACCATGTCATTGTCCATGGCATGACAATGGCTGAAGCAGGACTAAGAGTCCGTCCAAACCTGAGTAGGTTCACCGTGGCCACCATTATCACGGCATTCAGACAACACAACAGGTATTGTACTCTGTTGCTTTCTTTGTCACAATAcagttttacaagcctgtgaaAGTAGTCTATTGGTTTCAAATCAATTGTTATTGTAAAACATGTCAATTGACAACACGTTTCTTTCTTTAGAGTTGAAAGAATGCCACATAGAGGTGGGAGGGTTGCCATATTTACAGCGGCACAAGAAACCCTCATTGTGGATATGGTTCATGAGAACAACCTCATCAGACTCCGGGAGATCAGAGACAAAGTCATTGCCGATAATGTTAACTTTGAGAGCATTGATGACGTCAGCTTGGCCACAATAGACCGAGTTCTTCGGCGCCAAAAGATGCGGATGAAACAGGTCTGTAGGGTTCCCTTTGAGCGCAACTCTGCGCGACACAAAGACCTACGTTACGAGTATGTGCAAGTAAGTATACATCCATCTTCACAGTCCAGTTAGTGGACATACTGTGTTGCTCAGTGGCCTACATTACTTCTGGACAATACTGTGCTACCTGATTGACTGTTGTTCTGAACACCTGTGCACTTTCACATTTTCACAGAGGATATTACAGTTGGACGCGATGGCCAGACCTCATGAGTACCTCTTCCTGGATGAGGCTGGCTTCAACCTGCAGAAACGAAGGCAAAGAGGCCGTAACATCATTGGCCAAAGAGCCATCACTGAGGTTCCTGGCCAACGGGGGCGTAATACTACTCTTTGTGCGGCCATGGGTTCGGAGGGGCTTGTCCACCGGCATGCTGTCCTTGGGTCTTACAACACCCAACGTCTCCTCACCTTCCTAGAGGAGCTAAGAGACATCCTCCTGGACTGCCAACAACACCATCCTGGGCCCGCACATCCCATTTATGTGATCATTTGGGACAATGTCCGCTTCCACAGAACAAACCAAATCAGAGAgtggttcaccaccaacagtaacCAGTTTTTAAACGTCTGTCTGCCACCCTACTCCCCTTTCCTGAACCCTATAGAGGAGTTCTTCTCATCGTGGAGATGGAAGGTTTATGACAGACAACCATACACTAGAGAGAACCTCCTAAGGGCAATGGAGCTGGCCTGTGGTGACATCCCAGTGGAGGCCTTCCAAGGATGGATGCGCCATTCCAGGGCGTTTTTCCCGTGGTGCCTGGCAAGAGAGAATATAGCCTGCGATGTGGATGAGGTGATGTGGCCCGATGCAGCTCAGCGACATGATGCCGCACAGtgattgtggtgtgtgtggtgtgaataaagtaaataaaaaaacttCACACCCTGAACATGTTTTCAAGAGTACTGTTGTGTGCAATAGATTCTGTTTTTGCATTGAGTTGTGTTACAGTAGTGTACATGCAGTATTTTCTATAGATTTATACTCTTCATATGAAACTCACAAATCTAAATGCCTAATCCTCTACAGAGATCTAAGATCCGTTACTGTAAAGTTTCAAAAAATATGCATTGGCAGTTATGAAACAAAGAACCTTCTCACAAATTGAGCATTGTGTTTTCAATTGTTTTGCTGTAGTGTGCAATGATGTGTATCGTGTTTACATTTTTGAAAGCTTCGAGCTGCTCTTTTGGTGTGaaagttttagttttgaagtgaGAAGGTGTGGTTGTGTTTTATGTAGCTTTAGAAAAGGGTGTTGTGTTTAGATATTGGGGAACATAGAGGAAACGTTtgtgaaatgtgttttagcatttgagaaaaactgtaacacCTTTTCTGCATTTTCCTACTACTTTGTGTATGCTCCTTAAAAGTTAACTTAATGTCCAACCACACACCCAAATATCTGATGACATTTACTTGCTTAAGATTTTGACCATATAGCTGAATTGTGGGATTTACCCTTTTCTTTGAAAAACAGATATATTGTGTTTTCTCTATAGACAACCTAAAACCCCACTCATTAGCCCACCTTTCTACTTCGTTTATTGCTGCTTGAGAGCTCCATCATCAGCAAATAAAGCTCTGTTAACTCCAATATCTTCTATTGCATTAAAAACATCATTTATCATAATGTTGAATAAAACAGGACTACACACACTTCCCTGAGGTGTTCCATTTTCTACTGAGTAGATACTTGATAGATTTGTCCCAACTCTTACTTCTATAGTTCTATCCTTTAGAAAATCTTTGACCCAGTTAAACATTTTGCCACCAAAGCCCATCCTATTCAGTTTAAGCAGCAGACCTTCTTTCCATAGCATATCATATGCTTTCTCAATATCAAAAAAGGTTGCTAATACACATTCTTTGTTGATTTGGGCTTTCCTTATTTCATTCTCCAGACAAATAACAGGATCCATAGTGGTCCGCCCACTGCGAAACCCACTTTGATGAGGTGAGAACAGTCCTCTTTTCTCAACTTCATACACTAGCCTTTTCGTTACCATTCTTTCCATAATCTTGCATAAATTTGACGTTAAAGCAATAGGTCTATAACTCTTAACTTCAGTTTTATCTTTCCCTGGTTTACCAATGGGGACCACTACTGAATGTTTCCAGTTCCTAGGTAATTTCCCTTGATTCCATATCTTATTATAAAGTTTTAAGATAACACATTTAGCAACATCATCAATTTCATGAATCATCTTATAACACACGCCGTCCTTCCCTGGCGAAGTGTTCTTGACTCTATTCAGGGCACTTTTAATCTCACTTAATGTAAACTCCTTATCAATCACACTTTCACCAGTCAATTTCTTTCCCAATATCTCTCTGTTTTCATCTATTACCCTATTCCTCCAGCGCAATTCTTCATCAGATAGATTACCTGAGCTATGAACTTAAACAAAAGCCTTGGCCAGCACTTCTGCTTTTTCTTGATTGGTTACTGCCTccacattattatttttaatcacaGGTATAGAAAATTCTCTTCTAATTCCTCCCATCTTTTTGATCATGCTCCATACATCACTAACCTTAATTTCTGGCCCTATCCTACAACAGAAATCTCTCCAGTAACTCCTTTTTGCTTCTTTGATAATTCTTTTAGCTTTTGACTGAGCTCTCTTATAATCAATTAAATTATTGTAAGTATGATTTGACTTAACTTTAAAAGCTTTATTCCTGATCTTGACTGCTTCTTTACAGTCATCTGATCACCAGGGAACCATTTTCTTTTTACCCATACCAGAAGACTTTCCAATAACCTCCCCGGCTGTTTCACATAGTATATTTGTAATTACACAATTCAATTCATCTACATCTTCGGTCAAATCAGACAAAATTTCCATAAATTTTCCACTTGCCTTCATACTATATAATCCCCAATTGGCCTGTCTCATTTTCCATCTTGGGAACCAATTTTCTTCAAGGCAAATATTTTGGTTTCTTATAGATATTCATATAATATAGTGATCACTACCAAGACAGCACTCATTAATGACCTCCCACTTGCTTACATCCGCTATCTGATCAGATGTTATTGTAAGATCAATTGCTGACTCTGTCCCATGGGCAGCATCAAATCTAGCGTTTCTTCCATCATTCAAACATACCAATTTAAAATCATCCATAAATTCCTCAATAGTGTTCCCATTCTCATCTACCTTTGCCCCCCAAGTATTATGAGCATTGAAATCACCACAAACAACTAACTTTCCATCCTCCATATTACATATACCCTCTAATGTTTCTCTCAGGATTCTTTTACAAGGGTTATAAAAATTGACTATTTTAAACTTAGTTTTATCAACCCATATTTCATTCAGGACAGCTTCAACATCCTCACTTACTTCCTGAGCCCTATAATTAATCCCCTGCTGTATAAATGTAGCAACTCCCGCTCCAGCAGTATTCCTATCCTTACGCACTGATACATACCCATGTATTATGAAATCTAGGGAAGGTTTTAACCATGTCTCCTGTATACAAATTATGTTAGGTTTAACTGCTTGTTCTTCAATAAAATGCTTTAACTCTTGCCCATTTGCAATTAAACTCCTGGCATTCCATTGTAAGATAGATAGACCCATCATGAACCATGTCTACCTGGTGTTTGGCTCTCAGATACCCCTGGCATCACCATGTTATGGATTAAATCTACTGATAAATCCTTGATGTCTAAATACTTCTCTGCTGCTCCTATGATTATTTTAACACTCTCCATTCTTCTTTCAGTCTGTGCTGAGCAATTAACCACCTTCACCATAAAAGCAATGAACGTTTTCTTATTCACTATAAGAGAATCATCCGTAACTCTGCAACACTTCTGAACTGTTTGGGGTTGGATAGGCCTATGCGGAGCAGTGTCCAAACCAACTGTAACAGCTGACTTCTCTTTGTTTTCCTTGTCAACTCTTTTAATGGCTTCAGCATAAGTGACATTCTCTTTGCCTTTAACATTTTGTATTTGAACAGCTCTCTTGTACATCTGGCACCCTTTACAAGCCACACTGTGTTCTCCTCCGCAGTTACAGCATTTAATTTTAGCACCTTCTTTACATTTACCGTATTCATGATCCCCTCCACATCTAGCACACCTTAATGTTGACTTACACGCTGTAGAAATATGCCCGTATCTTTGGCATTTATAACACCTAGTTGGTGGGGGAGTGTACGGTCTTGTCATGTAGCTAACATAGCCTATCATCACCCTCTCAGGCATTTTAGCCACATCCAAAGTTAACAAAACGGACAAACTCGGCCCTTTTGTTCCATTCCTGATTACTAACAAACACTTAATTTTGCTGACTCTTACACCTTTTATATTGCTTCTAATATCCTCATCTGACAAGTCAGTCGACACTCCTGAGATTAAAGCCATTATCTTCCCTCTTTCCTCCCAGTCCtgaggcttaaaggaacagtccaccgtacttccataatgaaatatgctcttatctgaattgagacgagctgctctgtactgtacctgtccgagctttgcgcgacctcccagtcagtcagacgcgctgtcactcctgttagcaatgtagctaggctcagtatggccaatggtatttttttgggctgtagttagatgcgaccaaactcttccgcgtttttcctgtttacataggtttatatgaccagtgacatgaaacaagttcagttacacaaattgaaacgtggcgattttctatgctatggaaagtccacactataatgagaggcgtactaacaccttctgcgcgcttcggcagcgcattgatatctgagctccgtatcaatgcgctgccaaagcgcgcagaaggtgttagtacgcctctcattatagtgcgcactttacatagcatagaaaatcgctacgtttcaatttgtgtaactgaacttgtttcatatcactggtcatataaacctatgtaaacaggaaaaacgccgaagagtttggtcgcatctaactacagccccaaaaaataccattggccatactgagcctagctacattgctaacaggagtgacagcgtgtctgactgcgtctgactgactgggaggtcgcgcaaagctcggacaggtacggagcagctcgtctcaattcagataagagcatatttcattatggaagtacggtggactgttcctttaacactcTTCCCAAGTAAGTTTTTGCATTGCATTAAACCCGTTCTCTGATCTCTATCTCTACAAACAGCTAACAGATTACCATCTCTCAAAGTTTTGACTGAATAAACGTCACCAACTAGTTTATCAATCGCTTCACTTACTTTCAGTGGATTCAATGTACAAGGGGTTTGAAATCTGAGTATAACTTTGATATCACCTCTCACTCTCTTTGCCTCATCTGATTTAGTTTTCCCTTTACGTTTCACTGATTTCCTCTGTGCTACCTGCCAGTCACCTGATTCTTCTTGAGAATCCTCATCTATAGTACTACACTCTTCCTCCTCTTGTTCTAACTCCTCTAAATTGTTTTCAAAAACACTTTGTCCGGTGTCACACCCCAGTCCTCCAAACGCCAGTTTCACTGGATCTGGCGGTATCGCATTCCCGGAAGCACTCATCGCTCCTTCTTCCGACTCCAACTAGCTGCTCGAGATTGCCTGGAGGTGGGAATGTTTTAGTCCCGTGACCTgctcagggtgaaccccgcctctcacccgaactggaggggtgagagagagagagagagagagagagagagagagagagtgtagtgTGTCCATTTCTCCAGCAGATGTCGCTGTTTTCACGGTTTCCCTCATTCCATTCTTCAGGCCGATATGTAAATGAAGCGGAAGTGGTGGGCGGGGTTTAGGTTCGGGGTTCCAGAGCGCTTCCGGTTGCTCCTTCTTTCTCCGTGACGGAGGTTCAGCGATTTCTTCCGAGAAAGGACtcatgaggatgaggatgatgagGATGTCTTCCCGAACCGGGCTGAGAGCGCGTGGCCGGGAGGACAGAAGCGCGTAACCGCGGCGCCGtgcctgtgtgtgcgcgcgcccgCCCCGCTTCCTTCCATAATTAAGGCTTTATTCCAGCAGCAGAGGCGTTaatgagcgcgcgcacacacccctgCGGACCTGCgtgcgcgcacacgtgtgtgtgaatGACCGCAATCACTTCTCTGGacctgtgtagtgtgtgtgtatagtgtagagtgtgtgtgtttaatctgGGAGTGAGGATGAGTGAGGAGGCGAGCAGCAGTGTGCCGAGAGAGCTTCTGGGTAAGGACAacttctcttacacacacacacacagatatgacatcacacacactttataattAATAGAATTAATGCATTTCCCATTCATGTGTGTGTTTTCGGAAAACTGCTTTTTCTCAGCACTTTGTTTCtctgactggtgtgtgtgtgtgtgtgtgtgtgtgtgtaaacatgcTGACTGTCCAGGATAATATTTAGAGGAGAAACAGAAGCCTGTAAATTCCAGTAACTCCTTCTGTTCATTCTGAAaatctccatcatcatcatcatcttgtaCTTCTCTGGTTTATTTCCACCTTctttaatttttctcttttattctgTTCTTCTTCACACTGTTTATCTTGGTGATCTTCTGACTGTAAATGTGAAGTGTGTTCTGAAGCAGTGGAGGATGTTttcaggaggtgtgtgtgtgtgagacagacagagtgttCAGTGTGACAAGGAAGAGAAAGTCGACTAAT
Coding sequences within it:
- the LOC132886378 gene encoding uncharacterized protein LOC132886378 → MDEMRATVIDHVIVHGMTMAEAGLRVRPNLSRFTVATIITAFRQHNRVERMPHRGGRVAIFTAAQETLIVDMVHENNLIRLREIRDKVIADNVNFESIDDVSLATIDRVLRRQKMRMKQVCRVPFERNSARHKDLRYEYVQRILQLDAMARPHEYLFLDEAGFNLQKRRQRGRNIIGQRAITEVPGQRGRNTTLCAAMGSEGLVHRHAVLGSYNTQRLLTFLEELRDILLDCQQHHPGPAHPIYVIIWDNVRFHRTNQIREWFTTNSNQFLNVCLPPYSPFLNPIEEFFSSWRWKVYDRQPYTRENLLRAMELACGDIPVEAFQGWMRHSRAFFPWCLARENIACDVDEVMWPDAAQRHDAAQ